One Setaria italica strain Yugu1 chromosome I, Setaria_italica_v2.0, whole genome shotgun sequence DNA window includes the following coding sequences:
- the LOC101785026 gene encoding probable protein phosphatase 2C 21: protein MGASSSRDVETSRTTEGGENVRIKYAAASMQGFGIEMEDAHTVVPDLDHTTSFFGLYDGHGGDEVALLCARLFHVELQVHPNYQSDLDNAIRSVFSRMDEVLQQSNVWRELVNPPGGSGNFLHRIICPIANPWYCKTETPYIPPQNTGSSASVAVIRGNRVIVGNVGDSHCVASRDGQAIQLSTDHKPRHRCEIRRIQRAGGKIDIDQHVVREAGRVIGFTVFRGMLATSRAIGDFVFKQNKSLPPEEQIVICNPDIRNMEITNDIEFLVIASRGIWASLTCQDVVDFVREEFEYGVTDLRVICERLLRYAQPTVFDMTVILIQFKHDAPDDAEETEEDNDNQEIKSDASDGQEIKLAASDEEQRPFAPNG from the exons ATGGGCGCATCTAGCAGCCGGGATGTTGAAACATCAAGGACTACTGAAGGAGGGGAAAATGTCAGAATCAAGTATGCAGCAGCATCTATGCAAGGTTTTGGTATAGAAATGGAAGATGCT CACACAGTTGTCCCAGATCTAGATCATACCACATCTTTCTTTGGTCTTTATGATGGCCATGGAG GAGATGAAGTAGCACTGCTTTGTGCGAGACTGTTTCATGTTGAGCTCCAGGTCCATCCAAACTATCAGAGCGATCTAGATAATGCAATCAGGAGTGTGTTTTCCAG AATGGATGAGGTGTTGCAACAATCAAATGTATGGAGAGAATTAGTTAATCCTCCTGGTGGTAGTGGCAATTTTCTACACCGTATCATATGTCCTATTGCTAACCCTTGGTACTGCAAAACG GAAACTCCTTATATACCACCACAGAATACAGGAAGCTCAGCAAGTGTAGCTGTCATTAGAGGCAACCGGGTCATTGTTGGAAATGTTGGAGATTCTCATTGCGTAGCCTCAAGGGATGGCCAG GCAATTCAATTATCCACTGATCACAAACCACGCCATCGGTGTGAAATACGGAGAATACAAAGAGCAGGAGGAAAGATAGACATTGATCAGCATGTTGTGAGAGAAGCAGGACGAGTGATTGGCTTCACTGTCTTTAGAGGAATGCTAGCCACCTCCAGGGCAATTG GTGATTTTGTATTCAAGCAGAACAAGAGTTTGCCTCCTGAAGAACAAATTGTGATATGCAACCCAGACATTCGCAAT ATGGAGATAACCAATGATATCGAGTTTCTTGTCATAGCAAGTCGTGGTATATG GGCATCTTTGACATGTCAGGATGTTGTTGATTTTGTACGCGAGGAGTTTGAATAC GGAGTGACTGACCTGCGCGTCATCTGCGAGAGGCTCTTGCGCTACGCCCAGCCGACGGTTTTCGACATGACCGTCATACTGATCCAGTTCAAGCACGACGCCCCTGATGACGCCGAGGAGACCGAGGAGGACAACGACAACCAGGAGATCAAGTCTGATGCCAGCGACGGCCAGGAGATCAAGCTTGCAGCCAGCGACGAGGAGCAGCGGCCCTTCGCTCCGAACGGCTAG
- the LOC101766964 gene encoding (+)-neomenthol dehydrogenase codes for MSSSMDCVSSKDDKETTDPPKAPWWTGETVAVVTGANRGIGHALAARLAEQGLTVVLTARDEARGEAAAAALRASIRPAGLRGGAVVRFRRLDVADPASVAAFASWVRDELGGLDILVNNAAVSFNEVDTNSVGHAETVLRTNFYGAKMLTEALLPLFRRAPETSRILNISSQLGLLNKLKDPSLRRMLLDEASLTERDIEGMASRFLAEVGDGTWRGRGWPEVWPDYAVSKLALNAYSRLLASRLTGHGVSVNCFCPGFTRTDMTRGIGKRTAEEAGRVAAGLALLHPRDLPTGKFFKWRTPQLYSKL; via the exons ATGTCGTCGTCGATGGACTGCGTGAGCTCGAAGGACGACAAGGAGACGACAGATCCACCCAA GGCGCCGTGGTGGACGGgggagacggtggcggtggtgacGGGCGCGAACCGGGGCATCGGGCACGCGCTCGCGGCGCGCCTGGCGGAGCAGGGCCTGACCGTGGTGCTCACGGCGCGGGACGAGGCGCGcggggaggccgccgcggccgcgctccgGGCTAGCAtcaggccggccggcctccgcggcggcgccgtggtgcGGTTCCGCAGGCTCGACGTCGCCGACccggcctccgtcgccgccttcGCGTCGTGGGTGCGCGACGAGCTCGGCGGCCTCGACATCCTG GTGAACAACGCGGCGGTGTCGTTCAACGAGGTCGACACCAACTCGGTGGGGCACGCCGAGACGGTGCTCCGGACCAACTTCTACGGGGCCAAGATGCTCACCGAGGCGCTCCTGCCGCTGTTCCGGCGAGCGCCGGAGACCAGCCGCATCCTCAACATCAGCTCCCAGCTCGGCCTTCTGAAT AAGCTCAAGGACCCGTCGCTGCGGCGGATGCTCCTGGACGAGGCGTCGCTGACGGAGCGCGACATCGAGGGGATGGCGTCGCGGTTCCTGGCGGAGGTCGGGGACGGCACCtggcgcgggcgcgggtggCCCGAGGTGTGGCCGGACTACGCGGTGTCCAAGCTGGCGCTCAACGCCTACTCCCGCCTGCTGGCGTCGCGCCTGACCGGGCACGGGGTGAGCGTCAACTGCTTCTGCCCCGGGTTCACGCGCACGGACATGACCCGGGGCATCGGCAAGCgcaccgccgaggaggccggccgcgtcgccgccgggcTCGCGCTGCTGCACCCCCGCGACCTGCCCACGGGCAAGTTCTTCAAGTGGCGCACGCCGCAGCTCTACTCCAAGTTGTga